One genomic window of Cololabis saira isolate AMF1-May2022 chromosome 3, fColSai1.1, whole genome shotgun sequence includes the following:
- the snip1 gene encoding smad nuclear-interacting protein 1, with protein sequence MAKEKRHRRRESPEVKVKQEKVSPGRPARSRRSRSRSPGTSSPPRRRSRSPARPRDRSPGRREPSPARRRSKSPRNRRSPNRGGDVRVKREREEHRGTGDERRRRNEQAEERRSRWETDRSRDRDRDRDRGEERHRERSAAESQQAERRQHDERRRENRQQREENQEHDFGGSEEEGNGSGAAAVEKEMPNFELSGALTEDTNTFRGVVIKYNEPPEARIPKRRWRLYPFKNDEPLPVMYIHRQSAYLMGRQRKIADIPIDHPSCSKQHAVFQYRLVGYTRADGTSGRRVRPYIIDLGSGNGTYLNNQRIEAQRYYELKEKDVLKFGFSSREYVLLHEFSDTSEVDVKPEDEDEDEGLDE encoded by the exons ATGGCCAAAGAGAAGCGACACAGAAGGAGGGAGTCTCCTGAGGTGAAGGTAAAGCAGGAGAAAGTGAGCCCGGGCAGGCCGGCGAGGTCCCGCcgctccaggtccagatcccccGGAACCTCCAGCCCCCCGAGGAGGAGAAGCAG GTCACCAGCCAGGCCGAGGGATCGCTCCCCAGGTAGAAGGGAACCCTCCCCCGCTAGACGAAGAAGCAAGTCTCCCAGAAACAGAAGAAGTCCTAATCGTGGCGGGGATGTCAGAGTAAAGCGG GAACGGGAAGAGCATAGAGGCACCGGCGACGAACGGAGACGAAGGAACGAACAAGCAGAGGAGAGGCGGAGCCGGTGGGAAACGGACAGGTCCCGGGACCgagaccgggaccgggaccggggcGAGGAGAGGCATCGCGAACGAAGCGCCGCCGAGTCTCAACAAGCCGAGCGGCGGCAGCATGACGAGCGACGCAGGGAAAATCGGCAGCAGCGAGAGGAAAACCAAGAACATGACTTCGGAGGGTCCGAAGAGGAGGGGAACGGCTCAGGCGCCGCTGCCGTGGAGAAAGAGATGCCCAACTTCGAACTGTCAGGGGCGCTCACTGAAGACACCAACACCTTCCGGGGAGTGGTGATCAAGTACAATGAGCCGCCCGAGGCTCGGATCCCCAAACGCAGATGGCGATTGTACCCCTTTAAGAATGATGAACCCCTTCCAGTCATGTACATCCACAGACAGAGTGCCTACTTGATGGGACGGCAGAGAAAAATTGCAGACATCCCCATTGATCACCCATCCTGCTCCAAGCAACACGCAGTATTCCAGTACAG ACTGGTGGGGTACACGCGTGCAGACGGCACCAGCGGCCGCAGGGTACGGCCGTACATCATCGACCTGGGTTCAGGTAACGGCACCTACCTGAACAACCAGCGGATCGAGGCCCAGCGCTACTACGAGCTCAAAGAGAAGGACGTTCTCAAGTTCGGCTTCAGCAGCCGCGAGTACGTCCTGCTGCACGAGTTCTCAGATACCAGCGAGGTGGACGTGAAGCCAGAagacgaggacgaggacgagggcCTCGACGAGTAA